The genomic region TAGTTTCATCGCCGACAAAAACCGGTATCTTTGCCGGGACTGTAATCTTGGCAACATTGGCCATAGCGGAAGCGATAGTATTATCGGTCGGACAATAGATGAAATCCACTTTGCCAAGCAAGCTCTGCGCCGCCTGTTGAATATCATTGACATTCGTAACAGTCGCTTCAATAACGGTCAATCCTTTTTCCGCGGCGTATTCTTTCATTGCCTTGACTTGCAGCTGAGCATTCAACTCACTGGAGGTATATAACGCCCCCACTGTTTTTGCCTTTGGAACCAGCTTCAGCGCCAGATCGATCTGTCTCTGCGGCGGATTGTGATTGGTCGTCCCGGTCACATTGCCGCCGGGTTTTTCATTGGATTGAACCAGCCTGGCCGTTTTATAATCCACAATCGCCGCCCCCACAATCGGGATCGTTTTTGTTTCATTGGCAACAATCTGCGCTGCCGGAGTCGCAATAGCGAAAATTAAATCTACTTTGTTATTCACAAACCGCTGGCTGATGGTCTTTAGATTGGACTGATCCCCCTGCGCGTTCTGCTGGTCGATTTGAATATTGGCACCGTCTTTATAACCCCTGGCCGCCAGTCCGTCCACAAAGCCTTTGTTAGAGTCGTCCAAAGCGCCGTGCTGCACCAGTTGCAGCACACCAACCCGGTAGACTTTGCCTTTTTCCGCACCCGCTTCTTTTTTCTCATCACCGCAGCCGGCAAGAGCGCTCATCGCTAATACCGCTGCGATTGCTAAAGCGATTACCTTTTTCTGACGTAAAACTTTCAGCACCGTTCATCCATCCTTTTCTCATAAAAAATCGTCCCTTAAAAAGGGACGACGGACGTGCATCGCGGTACCACCCTAGTTATCCGTCGAAAATAAAAAAGGCGCTACCGCAAGGGGACGGAATGCTCCGCGGTACCACCCTAATAATCTCGAATCAGATCAACTCATAGCACATTAACGAGCGCCACTCCGGCTCAGCCTACTGTCGTTCAGCCTCGCAGTTCGGGAATGAACTTCGACCTATACCGCCAACTGATTCGCACCAGCCATCAGCTCTCTGTTTAGCAAGTATACATCTACTTTTTTCCGTCTTCACTTTTATATATTAAGTTAATCACTATTATACAAACGATCTGCTGTTTTGTCAATAATTTTAACAAAACACCAATATCAAATCGTTATTATTACAACTCATTCGCACTAATCGAAAACATTCTTCCTCTACGACAGAACACTTTGCATTCAGCACCCGGTACGGTAAATTTCAAACCGGTTGACCGGACCGCCGGCCGCCTTGTCGGCCAGTTGGCGGAATAAGAAGGCCGAATTGGCATGGACGACAAATTCTTTCAGCCAGGCCCGATAAAAATTACTCATTGTCCCACTATCAACGCCGGCCCGCTTCCAGTTTGCTTCCTGCTGGCATACACCCGTTTCCCACAGTATGCGATGATCCTCAGAGGTCACCACCATGTCGTCCTGATCGCAGGGCATCCCGTTGAGGTAATAGTCATTTAGAGCGGTATATATGCCAGGCGCGGCAGCCAGATCATATTTTCCTTTTGCTTTGGCGTCTTCCCCGGCCAGTTTGCCGCACTCGGCGAAGGCCTGGGCTATCAGATCTTCGGCGGTGCTGCCGCAGGCATCGAGCAGCCCTTTGATGAAAGCGGCTTCCCTGGACTCGGCGACATTGATCTGGCGCTGCAGCCAGCCATGGATGTTGCTGGGATCAAGGAGTTCGCTCAGATCCGTATCCGGCAGCGGCTCACCGTAGGTCTGCCAGGCTTGCTCCCTGATTTCTTCCGCTGTGTCGCCGCACATTTCATATGCTTTCTGGTAAACATGTTCTTCCCGCCGGATGACCAGACGGATTTTGCTGTAGAGCCAATAATGGATCGGGCCGATAAATGCGCTCATTATTTTTCACTCCCTGTTATAGTTTGGTTTAATGCCTCTATCAGTTCTTCAACATCGATTCCATGAATTCCGGCCGCTTTTTCCAACGCTTCACCGGTGGATGACGGGCAGCCGAGACAGCCCATGCCGAAACCACGGAGCACCGGGACGGTCTGAGGGTATACCCGGATGATGTCGGCGATGACACTGTCCGCAGTGATTTTATCCCCGAAGACCAACTTGCCTTCAGTCAGGCCGCCGGGCCGGGGAATCATCTGTTCTTCCGCCGAGTAGGGTTTGGGCACGTCTGCGGATGGGGTATGATGGCTGAACTCCGCCAAAACGTCACTTTTAAATTTTTCGAAACTGATCCGGTCAATGAACTGGCCGACCCGTTCGATATCAGCATTTTTCTGGTAGTAGGCCACAATGATTTCAACGATTCGCAGTGTGTCATCGTAATTGAGACCGGTAATGAGCTGATCTCCCAGCCGGGGATGGGATCCGGCGCTGCCGCCTACATAGACATCCCAGCCTTCGTCAGTGCCGATTATGCCAATATCCTTGATAATTGCCTCGGAGCAGGAATTGAGGCAGCCGGAAACCCCCAGCTTCATCCGGGATGGCATTTCCTTTTTTATGTACCGCCGGTCCAGTTCCAACCCCAACTTGATGCTGTCCTGCTTGCCCCGCTTGCAAAATGCAATTCCCGGGCAAATCTTCACGCTGCGGACACAATTGGCGAAACCCAGAGCCGGCTGCATTCCCAGGTCACTCCATATGGTATCAATGTCCTCGGCTTTGAGTCCGGTAATCATGATGCGCTGGGCGGAAGTCAGCTTGAGAATGCCGTTATACTTCCTGGCAACATGGACATATTTCTCCAGCACTTCAGGTTTTATGAAACCGCCCGGCAGATGGGGCGTGATGGCATATGTCCTTTTCCCGTTGTGGATTTTCTGCAGATTGGCTCCTTTAGGCAGCATCGTCATTCCTCCTAGCCGTTTGCTTTGTTGCTTTCTGATTTTATATTACCCTTTTGACGTAATTTTTACTGTGACTTGCGTCACAGGCCGCTGTGATTTTCACAACACGGCAAAAAGTCTGATCACCGGCGGATTAGCCGATAAATCAGACTTGTCGGTCTCCTGAATGCTACATCTGATTCTCATAATACTGCCGTAAGCCATCCTGATCCAGAATAACAATATGGCGTTCATCTGCATCCAGCACTTTATCCTTTTTCATGATGCTGAATACACGGCTGGCTGTTTCCCTGGTGGTCCCGGCCAGATTGGCAACGTCCTGCCTGGTCATGTCCAGATCTATCTCCAGACCCCGCGCTGTTTTCCTGCCGTAACGGCGGGCCAGCCCCTCCAGGGTCTGGGCGATCTTGGCGTAACTGTCGGAAAAGGCAAGGGACTTGATCTTCATTTGAATGAACCGGATTTTCCTGCTCATAACCTTGATGATGTGCAGGGCAATTCGCGGGTGGCCGACAAGGATTGCCTCCAGCTTGTCATTGCGAATGACGCCTACACAGGAGTCTTCCAACGCAATAGCGGTTGCCGGATAAGCTTCATCATTGAACAGCAGAACCTCAGCAAAAACCTCACCTGGCCCCAATATGTTGATGATGTGCTCCCGACCATCAACAGAGGCCTTGACGATCTTGACCTTGCCGGTCTTGATGTAATGAAATCCTTCACCGGGTTCCCCTTCTATGAAAATGGTTCCGTTCTTTTTATATTTTCGTTCTATGGTTACTTGGTTGATCATGGCCAAATCTCCAGGCGCCAGATCCTCAAACCCGGGGATATTTCTTAGATAAGCAAAATCCATTGACCGCTCCTCCCCTAACTATGCCGTTTATCTATCTAAGTCAATACGATAAAAAGGAATTACCTATTCAAATTCACACATAACAATAGCATTTCTATGATCCTCAACCATTTTTATGATATCTTCAAAAGCAAGGAAAACCGTCGCGGTATTTTGCACCGGATGTATGCCAATTTGCTGTCCCCGCAAACTATTATCAAATACGGCCACGACCATTCTTCCGTGTATTGTTCAGGATTCCGACAGGAGTTACACAGCCCCTTTTTAGCAGCAGCATTTTCCAGAGCTCTTGTTCGCTGGCAAGGCACAGTCTGCGGCTGTTAATCTTAGCACGCAGGATTTTCAAATTGACTGTTTTATGTCCCGGCACTGTAACGAGGAAATAGTCGTTCTTTCTATCATCGCTCAAAAAAAGATTCTTTGCAATTTGCTTCTTGTACGGAATATTCAATGTATCCAATTCTTCAATGGAATTAACTGCGGGGTGATCGTAAACCTCATAAATAAAATTGTATTTATCCAAAAGAGCGTAAGTCCCTTTTTTCTCTAGCATTTCAATCTCCTTATCGGCCATTTTTGATTGAATCTATGTCAAAAATGATCTAGTTGCTCTTGAGGAAGCTCTCCATCATACACATGGCAGACACTTGTTGGAGGATACTTTAACATTACTATCAGATTATAATTTTCATTGCCTTTTTTACATTGCTCATGGTCTCAGCGCCGATTTCATTGGCTCGACTTGTGCCACATACAATCAAATCCCTGACTTCGCCTTGGTGATTTTCGAAATACCTTCTGCGCTCACGGAATGGATCAAGCATTTGGTTAAGCCTAATGGAAAGAGTTTTTTTACAAGCGACACAGCCAATTTTCGCATTCCTGCACATATCACAGATATTCTCATATTCGTCAACATTAAACGCTTTATGATATTTGTTTACCATGCAAATATCAGGATTACCCCTATTAGCCACAGAAATTCTATTCATATCGGTAAGTGCTGACTTTACTTTTGCTGTAACAGTTTCTGCATCATCGGATAAATAAATGGCATTACCTAAACTTTTTCCCATTTTACTGTTGCCATCAAGACCGGGAAGACGTGGCGTGGCGCTCAGCAGTTCTTTTGGCACTTTTAATGTTTCACCATACAAATCATTAAATCTGCGGACGATTTTTCTCGCTTGCTCCATGTGAGGCAACTGATCATCCCCTACAGGCACAAGATCGGCATTACAAAATGTTATATCTGCCGTCTGGCTTATAGGATAGCCTAAAAATCCATATGTCAAATCATCATATCCGTATTGCATAGCTTCGCTTTTTATTGTTGGGTTGTGTCTGAGTGAATTGACCGAAACCAGCATCGAATAAAAAACGGTCAGTTCAGCAATAGCAGGAACTTGCGACTGTTGAACAAATGTAATTTTATTGGGGTCAAGCCCTACGGAAAGATTATCGATGGCAATATTATAGATGCTTGAATTGATAAGTTCGGGATTATTAAAGTGTGTAGTGAGTGCCTGTATATCGGCAAGAAGAATAAAGGTATCATATTCATCTTGCAACTTCACGCGGTTTTGCAAGCTCCCTACAAAGTGCCCTAAGTGAAGTTTTCCAGTTGTTCTGTCGCCAGTTAAAATACGTTTTTTCATCATCAAATTCCTTTCAAAATTATTTTCTGATTTTTATCTTACCAACTATTACTGTTGTTTCAAACAAAAAACTTCTGTCCATAAGGACAGAAGTTTATCTGCAAGCCACTTAATGGTACGCACTATCATGCGTTCCCCGTGTTACGACCGGAGTTTTCCGTCAACGCCTACTAAGTAAAATGCTTTTCAGGTTGCCCTCATAAGTCCATTCGTCATTACTTGAAATGCTGCACTTCCAGCACCTGCAGCTCTCTAAAATTTCGCTGTAATGATTACTACTCTTAATCAACGGTTTTAGAATATTGAGTTTTAATTAGTATATCACAGACCCATGAGAAATTAAACTGCATAAATAGCCCCTAAGAACATGTTCCATGCGGGATTGAAATTGAACTGGATTTATTAGTGGCCAGAAGAACCACCGCGGAAAAAATCAGGATGCAGCCGATAATTTTTTCAATCGTGATTGTCTCTTGTAAAAACAATCCCCCGCAAATCATACTCGTTATCGGCTCAAACAAACACAGAATCGCTGCCGTGGAAGCTCCCAGATATTTGATTCCCAATTGCAATAGCAGCACGGCGAGAAACGATGCTAAAATAGCGAGCGTAACCATATAGAGATAGGCTTTCAACGGTAAGAGCAGGACAATCTTTCCCGTCGGAATATTATAAAGCAACATAAAAATCGACACCGAAATCGCCATATAAAATGTAACCATCCAAGAATTCCGCTGGTCCAGTCTCTTCTTTTCCATGGCAACCATATAGATTGCATAGGTCAATCCCGAGACCCCCGCTATCACAAGGCCGGTTATCTGACTGGCGGCCTTTAAATCAAAAAAACATAACATGCCGGCGCCGGCAATTAGCAGAACCATTATTTTTCGCAAGCTCAACCGTTCTTTAAAAAAGATGCGGCAGATGAGACAAACAAATACCGGATACAAAAAATGCAAAGTTGTAGCGGCGCCAATTCCTACATAAGGATAAGACATATAAAGTAAAAGTGTCGTTATGCCCCCGCCGATTATCCCATATAGAGCAATATCACGCAGTACCGGCCAGGGCAGGGAAAGGGGTATCTTTTTCAGATAAAGCGGCAGAAACAAAGCGGGAATCGCAAAAAGATTCCGGAAAAATGTTACGGTTTCAGGCGTGCCGCCCAGGCTATAAGTAAGGGAGGTTAGCACGGGAGTCACGCCAAATAAAACAGCTGACAAAGTTGTTAATAGAATACCTTTATAGGTATTGGCGGCTAAACGGGACTTGCTGCCGTTCTCATCCTGCATCAAGCCTTTTGCAGTACCATCAGTCACAGAAAATTTCATCCCTTTTATAGAAAATAGAATTTATAGTTTGAGCAGCTTGTTAATGATATGGGCTACTCCGTTTTGGTCATTCGACAGAGATACATGCTTGCAGATCTTTTTCACATCTTCTTCGGCATTGCCGATGGCAACGCTGATCCCCACCCGCTCCAACATGGAAATATCATTATAATTATCACCGATTGCCATGACTTCGTTCATAGGAAGATGCAAATGATTCGTCAGCTTCTCCAGGGCCTTTCCCTTGGAAACCGTTGGGTTAATCAGTTCGAAAATATCCCTGCCGGCGATACTTAACGCTAAGCCCGGATATGCGCCGAAATACTCCCTGCCTCGGCGCAGCTTCTCCTGATCGAAGGTTATTGAGGTAATGCTGCCAAAAGCCAAACCTTGTTCCAAAAGATCGTCCAATTTATCAATCAGGGTCCTGCCGTCCATTTTTTGATATATTTGAATCACCTGCTGAACTCTTCCCGCAGTGACATCAGGAATCAGTGATTTGGCAGCATGAAAATCGTTGGAAAGAATATCTGCCGTACTGGCCGGAATATAGGAATGCCTATCGGTACACAGATTATAAAAATAATGATTATCCGTGAGCCAAGTTATCGCATTTTTAACATGGCTTTTATCGATCCCTACACCTAAAAGCTGTTCTCCATCTTTCGTATAGGCAAACGCCCCATGGTTAGAGATGATGTGAGGGTTAAACCCGGCTCTTTGGCATAATCCCCGCGCATTCTCGTATATCCGCCCTGTAGCAATGGCGATTTCCACCCCTTGCCGCTGCGCCGCCATTAACGCCGCAGCATTTCCCGGACTGATTTCCCGGTTGGAATTAAGCAACGTACCGTCCATATCCGTAACAATTAATTTCAACATACATCACCTTCGCAGCTTTAGCCATTATTTCAGCCTTAATTTATGCTGTTAGTATACAGTTCTAAATAAACTGCAAGAACTCCTGTTAAAGCCGTAAATGGTTTACAGGAGTTCTTGGGTTGCGTTTATCAGCCAATGTAAGACGCAGCGCAGGTCAAACGGCTAAATTTCTTGCCACTAAGGGTTTACCCACAAACTGAATGGCCGCTGCTGCCAATACCGTAGTCGGATCAATCGCCGGCCGGTCAATGCGGTAGATTTCAAATGCAATCGGCAGTTCGGTACACCCTAGTATCAATATTTCCGCGCCTCGCGCAAATAATCCGTCGATTGTATCGTAAAATCTGCCCAGGTCGATATTTCTATTCGCGCCCTTTATGCCATTATAAATAACATCCATTACGCTCGCCTGATCCGAGAGGGAAGGAATCACTGCCTCTATACCGGCTTGCGCCAATACCGCATGATAGACCCCGGATTGAAGAGTCCCATCCGTTGCCAGCAAGCCAATCCGCTTTATACCTCTTTTTTGTATGGCCTCAGCCGTCAGCTGCAACATATTTAATAGCGGGACATCGAAGAAAGGCGTAATTCTATCGTAAAAATAGTGGGCTGTATTACACGGCATGACTAACACATTCGCTCCCATTGACTGCAGACGGATACCGCTTCTCACGATTTCGGGAACGGGATCTTCCCCCTTCCCTAATATCGCCTTGGTCCTGTCAGGAATATTAGTATTACAGTCTATGAAAATATGAATATGATCCTGATCGGATTTGGCGTCTGTCATCGTAATAATTTTATTAAATAAATCACAGGTAGCTGCCGCTCCCATACCGCCGAGAATGCCGATGGCCTTTCTCATTGTCTCATCCCCCTACTGTGTAACATCGTCATCCCTCATTTGATTTCATTATAGATTTTGGATAAAATATAATCAAATACGTCTATTAGTATAAATAATATAATCATTTGATTATATTCAGGAGAGATTGTATGTTTAAAGGAAAAGAATATATTTATGAAGTGTATAAAGAAAAGAGTTTCACCAAAGCCGCTCAAAACCTATATATCAGCCAACCCGCCCTCAGTGCGGCAATCAAAAAAATTGAAAACCGCATCGGCTGCTCCATCTTCGATCGCAGCAGCAAAGCGGTTCGTTTAACAGACGCAGGCGCAGAATATATAAAAGCCGCCGAGACCATTATGGATATAGAAAACCGCTTTGAAAACTATCTGAGCAATTTAAATCAGCTGAAAACAGGACGCCTTTCTATCGGTGCCAGCAATGTTTTTGCTTCTTTTATTGTACCGGCGATCATAACAGCATTCAACGACAAGTATCCTGCCATCAAGGTCACTCTTATCGAGGCCGCTTCCGCCCGGTTGGAAGAACTGTTATTTGCCGGCACACTGGACTTTGTACTGGATAATTACCCCTTAGACGAAACAATCTACGAAAAGCATTTGTTCTGCAGCGAGAATCTCATTCTTACCGTGCCTCCCAAGCTGCTTTCGAATCATCTTGCGCGGGAATATCAACTATCAATCGATGATATTTGCCAGGGAAAACATTTAGATCCGGCAACAAAAGCCGTGCCCTTCTCCATTTTTGC from Acetonema longum DSM 6540 harbors:
- a CDS encoding DUF1858 domain-containing protein produces the protein MLPKGANLQKIHNGKRTYAITPHLPGGFIKPEVLEKYVHVARKYNGILKLTSAQRIMITGLKAEDIDTIWSDLGMQPALGFANCVRSVKICPGIAFCKRGKQDSIKLGLELDRRYIKKEMPSRMKLGVSGCLNSCSEAIIKDIGIIGTDEGWDVYVGGSAGSHPRLGDQLITGLNYDDTLRIVEIIVAYYQKNADIERVGQFIDRISFEKFKSDVLAEFSHHTPSADVPKPYSAEEQMIPRPGGLTEGKLVFGDKITADSVIADIIRVYPQTVPVLRGFGMGCLGCPSSTGEALEKAAGIHGIDVEELIEALNQTITGSEK
- a CDS encoding Crp/Fnr family transcriptional regulator, which translates into the protein MDFAYLRNIPGFEDLAPGDLAMINQVTIERKYKKNGTIFIEGEPGEGFHYIKTGKVKIVKASVDGREHIINILGPGEVFAEVLLFNDEAYPATAIALEDSCVGVIRNDKLEAILVGHPRIALHIIKVMSRKIRFIQMKIKSLAFSDSYAKIAQTLEGLARRYGRKTARGLEIDLDMTRQDVANLAGTTRETASRVFSIMKKDKVLDADERHIVILDQDGLRQYYENQM
- a CDS encoding YbaK/EbsC family protein, with protein sequence MLEKKGTYALLDKYNFIYEVYDHPAVNSIEELDTLNIPYKKQIAKNLFLSDDRKNDYFLVTVPGHKTVNLKILRAKINSRRLCLASEQELWKMLLLKRGCVTPVGILNNTRKNGRGRI
- a CDS encoding DMT family transporter; this encodes MTDGTAKGLMQDENGSKSRLAANTYKGILLTTLSAVLFGVTPVLTSLTYSLGGTPETVTFFRNLFAIPALFLPLYLKKIPLSLPWPVLRDIALYGIIGGGITTLLLYMSYPYVGIGAATTLHFLYPVFVCLICRIFFKERLSLRKIMVLLIAGAGMLCFFDLKAASQITGLVIAGVSGLTYAIYMVAMEKKRLDQRNSWMVTFYMAISVSIFMLLYNIPTGKIVLLLPLKAYLYMVTLAILASFLAVLLLQLGIKYLGASTAAILCLFEPITSMICGGLFLQETITIEKIIGCILIFSAVVLLATNKSSSISIPHGTCS
- a CDS encoding Cof-type HAD-IIB family hydrolase, with protein sequence MLKLIVTDMDGTLLNSNREISPGNAAALMAAQRQGVEIAIATGRIYENARGLCQRAGFNPHIISNHGAFAYTKDGEQLLGVGIDKSHVKNAITWLTDNHYFYNLCTDRHSYIPASTADILSNDFHAAKSLIPDVTAGRVQQVIQIYQKMDGRTLIDKLDDLLEQGLAFGSITSITFDQEKLRRGREYFGAYPGLALSIAGRDIFELINPTVSKGKALEKLTNHLHLPMNEVMAIGDNYNDISMLERVGISVAIGNAEEDVKKICKHVSLSNDQNGVAHIINKLLKL
- a CDS encoding aspartate/glutamate racemase family protein; the encoded protein is MRKAIGILGGMGAAATCDLFNKIITMTDAKSDQDHIHIFIDCNTNIPDRTKAILGKGEDPVPEIVRSGIRLQSMGANVLVMPCNTAHYFYDRITPFFDVPLLNMLQLTAEAIQKRGIKRIGLLATDGTLQSGVYHAVLAQAGIEAVIPSLSDQASVMDVIYNGIKGANRNIDLGRFYDTIDGLFARGAEILILGCTELPIAFEIYRIDRPAIDPTTVLAAAAIQFVGKPLVARNLAV
- a CDS encoding LysR family transcriptional regulator encodes the protein MFKGKEYIYEVYKEKSFTKAAQNLYISQPALSAAIKKIENRIGCSIFDRSSKAVRLTDAGAEYIKAAETIMDIENRFENYLSNLNQLKTGRLSIGASNVFASFIVPAIITAFNDKYPAIKVTLIEAASARLEELLFAGTLDFVLDNYPLDETIYEKHLFCSENLILTVPPKLLSNHLAREYQLSIDDICQGKHLDPATKAVPFSIFAHEPFIFLRAGNDTRIRADKVFQENGLIPKIVLELDQLATAYNVACYGMGAAIISDTLAQKANRNSTMLYYKINSPHTFRNVFFYNKQNKYITKAMEEFVRIAPKTVIGTVTSHL